From Topomyia yanbarensis strain Yona2022 chromosome 1, ASM3024719v1, whole genome shotgun sequence, one genomic window encodes:
- the LOC131696416 gene encoding uncharacterized protein LOC131696416, which translates to MPPKRTPVKNADVDSDEDVSALIHFREMAQAKVLRIESILQNARVEQTELTLPQIKTFVKKLEAAYAEFTSNHQRIIESIPAAKRKEHSQCYLQFEDLHDSVSILLETWLEEISKTPVVPPPSQSIVNQQLVIVPQPLPRAIPTFDGKYEHWERFKMMFRDVVDQSNESNRIKLYHLEKALIGDAADKRSIVHLHIGGLINTKKLSKGSYDELRTLVESFVSHVENLKVLGQDFTGVSEQMLIYILARALDDETKIHWESTIKRGELPTYDETIAFLKHRVSILERCQSRPPRNETPIKQQRGNPLPATIRTSFHRANAVTAPPQTPQCDFSNKNHLTFKCPTFRNLSISQRFTLVKDKNICFNCLRVGHRSTECNCEKTCLKCKMKHHTMLHDETLKQNLTEQENCVSRPNNTSMVPRPINESSSTSSEQSRNKLACNHSQAIKTVMLLTAVVNVRDRNGSVLPCRTLLDNGSQVNLISESMVNRLGLERKPVCIPITGIGSSKTYARDIILAEVRSRINNFTMEIECLVVPKVTGIIPTTKIDTSSWPIPADFQMADPQFNIPNHIDMLIGVSKFFRLLKSGFFQIADDLPDLQETHFGWVVAGDVRDSFSGQQFAHSVTIDQILETIQRFWALEEVQPESSLDSEQEECEALFRSTHQRDNSGKYIVELPFRESVTEIGDNRSLALRRFLSLERRLKKDPELKSEYTKFIEEYEAMGHCKEINERNDLPDQRVYYIPHHAILRPSSTSTKLRVVFDASAKSHPSQISLNEALKVGPTVQSDLFEIHIRFRQHRVVFTADVTKMYRQIWIAPFQTCFLRIFWRTNSADPLRVLELTTVTYGTASAPFLATRCLVQLCEDEGAKFPMAAQIILEDCYVDDILSGTDSSEKAIDCINQIQGLLRCGGFPVHKWCCNDPTVLQHIPDCDREELVYLDPSSDDGVIKALGIIWSPEEDEFRFQAIQYTEQNITKRRVLSEIGKLFDPLGLLSSVIVIAKLLMQQLWAAGVSWDDNLNGDLLSSWLQFQRSLPEVRNIAIPRNVFFSESIALEVHGFCDASTVAYGAAVYVRNILSNNTAILRLWCSKSKVAPMKELSIPRKELLAARLLSKLIVKVLQASKRQFREVVLWSDNQIVLAWLKKPLAMLQVFVRNRVAEILQETGRFQWKYVPSKDNPADIISRGQFPAALKINDLWWTAPAFLRVVDYQIETPDELPDSHIPELKQSKIPRAYHIENLHVGPSMLLATLRTKFWLLDGRSSIRKITRTCVTCFRARPKQSSQQMGQLPACRVVPSHPFEVTGVDYAGPILVKYGTRKPQIKKAYFAVFVCMTTKAIHLELVSDMTTAAFLAALHRFVSRRGLPREIHSDNGSNFKGARSELHELFLLFNDRTTVSQIAEYCQPREISWNFIPPEAPNFGGLWEAAVKSTKYYLKRTLKNALLTFEEYATVLSQVEAVLNSRPLFTQSTNPNDPEVLTPGHFLIGRPLVAVPQQSSEGVAINRLSRWQYLQRLRDDFWKVWKRDYLLGLQPRGKNRNSSPNIQPVMVVILEDKDSPPQSWKLGRVMRTYPGPDGLVRTEDIKLGDSILRRPTSKLSILPIEDNRFAYPEHQNNSGSSSQPGGIC; encoded by the exons ATGCCGCCCAAGAGAACTCCAGTGAAAAATGCTGATGTTGATAGTGATGAAGATGTCAGTGCGCTCATTCACTTCCGCGAAATGGCGCAAGCAAAAGTGCTCCGGATTGAATCCATACTGCAGAATGCCAGAGTGGAGCAAACCGAGCTCACTCTTCCACaaataaaaacatttgtgaAGAAGTTAGAAGCAGCCTACGCCGAGTTCACTAGCAATCATCAGCGAATCATTGAAAGTATTCCTGCAGCCAAAAGAAAGGAACACAGTCAGTGCTATCTGCAATTTGAGGATCTTCACGACAGTGTATCCATTTTGCTCGAAACATGGCTCGAGGAAATTTCCAAGACACCAGTAGTTCCGCCACCCTCACAGTCCATCGTCAATCAGCAGCTGGTGATTGTCCCACAGCCACTCCCACGTGCTATACCTACATTCGATGGAAAATATGAGCACTGGGAGAGATTCAAGATGATGTTCCGGGATGTGGTGGACCAATCCAACGAATCCAACCGCATCAAACTGTATCATCTTGAAAAAGCACTCATCGGAGATGCTGCAG ATAAAAGAAGCATAGTTCATCTACACATTGGAGGTCTCATTAACACGAAGAAGTTGTCCAAGGGGAGCTACGATGAATTACGAACGCTCGTCGAGTCTTTTGTCAGCCATGTGGAGAACCTCAAAGTTCTTGGCCAGGATTTCACTGGAGTTTCAGAGCAGATGCTGATTTATatactggctagagcgctggaTGACGAAACCAAGATACACTGGGAGTCAACAATCAAGCGTGGGGAACTGCCTACCTATGACGAAACCATTGCATTCCTGAAGCACCGTGTTTCCATTCTAGAGCGATGCCAAAGCAGACCACCACGCAACGAAACTCCGATAAAGCAACAACGCGGCAATCCTCTTCCAGCAACCATCAGGACATCGTTTCATAGAGCCAATGCAGTTACAGCACCACCACAGACGCCTCAGTGTGACTTCAGCAACAAGAATCATCTTACCTTCAAGTGTCCGACATTCAGAAACTTGTCAATCTCCCAGCGATTCACACTGGtgaaagacaaaaacatttgtttCAATTGCCTCCGAGTTGGACATCGATCGACAGAATGCAACTGCGAAAAAACGTGTTTGAAATGCAAAATGAAACATCATACCATGCTGCACGATGAAACTTTGAAACAGAATCTAACAGAGCAGGAAAATTGTGTGAGTCGTCCAAACAACACGTCGATGGTGCCCAGACCAATCAACGAGTCTTCTTCGACCAGCAGCGAACAATCCCGTAATAAGCTTGCGTGTAACCATTCCCAGGCAATTAAAACTGTCATGCTTCTTACGGCTGTCGTCAATGTGCGAGATCGCAATGGAAGTGTTCTTCCTTGTCGAACCTTGCTGGATAACGGTTCCCAGGTAAATTTGATATCAGAATCAATGGTGAACCGTTTGGGTCTGGAACGAAAGCCAGTATGTATTCCTATTACTGGTATAGGGTCATCCAAAACATATGCCAGAGACATCATCCTCGCGGAAGTGCGATCCAGAATCAACAATTTCACCATGGAGATAGAATGCTTGGTCGTTCCCAAAGTAACTGGAATTATTCCCACAACAAAAATCGATACATCATCTTGGCCGATACCAGCAGATTTTCAAATGGCAGATCCGCAATTCAACATACCAAACCACATTGATATGCTAATTGGTGTATCCAAATTCTTTCGTTTACTAAAATCGGGATTCTTTCAAATAGCCGACGACTTGCCGGACCTTCAAGAGACTCACTTTGGGTGGGTAGTCGCTGGTGATGTAAGAGATTCCTTTTCTGGTCAGCAGTTTGCGCATTCTGTAACGATTGATCAAATCCTTGAAACAATCCAACGATTCTGGGCGCTGGAGGAAGTCCAACCAGAATCATCCCTCGATAGCGAACAGGAAGAGTGTGAAGCATTATTCCGGTCCACTCATCAAAGAGACAATTCGGGGAAGTACATCGTAGAACTTCCGTTTCGTGAGTCAGTAACCGAGATTGGCGATAATCGTTCGCTAGCTCTACGACGATTTTTATCTCTGGAAAGGCGTCTAAAAAAAGATCCAGAATTGAAGTCGGAGTACACAAAGTTCATCGAAGAATATGAAGCAATGGGGCATTGCAAGGAAATCAACGAGCGCAATGATTTACCTGACCAACGTGTTTACTACATACCGCATCACGCTATCCTACGTCCATCGAGCACCAGTACCAAACTAAGGGTGGTATTCGATGCATCGGCGAAATCGCACCCATCACAAATTTCGCTAAATGAAGCATTGAAAGTTGGACCTACTGTGCAAAGTGACCTCTTCGAGATTCACATCCGATTTCGCCAGCACAGGGTGGTTTTCACGGCCGATGTAACAAAAATGTACCGGCAAATCTGGATTGCGCCGTTCCAGACGTGCTTTCTTCGAATTTTTTGGAGAACCAACTCAGCTGACCCTCTGCGCGTACTTGAATTGACAACCGTCACGTATGGTACTGCCTCCGCTCCATTTCTAGCTACACGATGCTTGGTTCAGCTTTGTGAAGATGAAGGTGCAAAGTTTCCAATGGCAGCTCAAATTATTCTAGAAGATTGTTACGTTGACGACATCCTATCTGGAACCGACAGTTCAGAAAAGGCTATTGATTGCATCAACCAAATACAAGGCTTACTACGATGTGGAGGATTTCCTGTTCATAAGTGGTGTTGCAACGATCCGACTGTATTACAACACATTCCTGATTGCGATCGTGAGGAACTAGTATATCTCGATCCATCATCCGATGATGGAGTGATTAAAGCGCTGGGAATAATTTGGAGTCCTGAAGAAGATGAATTCCGATTTCAAGCCATTCAATATACTGAACAAAACATCACAAAGCGTCGTGTGCTGTCCGAAATAGGAAAACTGTTCGATCCACTAGGACTCCTATCATCGGTAATAGTGATTGCAAAACTGTTAATGCAGCAGCTGTGGGCCGCTGGTGTTTCTTGGGATGATAACCTCAATGGAGATTTGCTTTCTTCCTGGCTACAATTTCAGCGATCTCTGCCGGAAGTAAGAAATATTGCAATACCACGTAACGTTTTTTTCTCAGAATCCATTGCTCTCGAAGTCCATGGATTTTGTGACGCTTCGACTGTGGCTTATGGTGCTGCTGTATACGTTCGAAATATTCTTTCGAATAATACTGCTATTCTCAGGCTTTGGTGCAGTAAATCCAAAGTTGCTCCAATGAAAGAATTGAGTATTCCACGCAAGGAATTGCTCGCCGCCAGATTGCTTTCCAAGCTCATCGTCAAAGTTCTTCAAGCATCCAAACGTCAATTTCGAGAAGTAGTCCTTTGGTCAGACAATCAAATTGTGTTAGCCTGGCTCAAAAAACCGTTGGCCATGCTTCAAGTTTTTGTTCGCAATCGCGTAGCTGAAATTCTGCAAGAGACGGGAAGATTTCAATGGAAGTATGTGCCATCAAAGGACAACCCCGCAGATATTATATCACGTGGACAGTTTCCAGCAGCATTGAAAATCAACGATTTGTGGTGGACTGCTCCAGCATTTTTGCGAGTAGTGGACTATCAAATTGAAACACCTGATGAGTTACCAGATAGTCACATTCCTGAGTTAAAGCAGAGTAAAATACCACGAGCATACCACATTGAAAATCTTCATGTTGGGCCATCTATGCTACTAGCGACCTTGCGGACAAAATTTTGGTTACTTGATGGCCGGTCTTCCATCCGCAAGATAACAAGAACTTGTGTCACCTGTTTCCGTGCCAGACCAAAGCAATCAAGTCAGCAAATGGGTCAACTACCCGCCTGTCGAGTTGTACCATCACACCCATTCGAGGTTACCGGCGTCGACTATGCGGGACCAATTCTGGTGAAATACGGCACCCGAAAACCGCAAATTAAAAAAGCTTATTTTGCAGTCTTTGTTTGCATGACAACGAAAGCCATCCACCTAGAGCTAGTGTCGGATATGACAACTGCAGCATTTTTAGCAGCTCTTCATCGTTTCGTCAGTCGGAGAGGATTACCACGAGAGATCCATTCCGATAATGGATCCAACTTCAAAGGAGCAAGGTCTGAACTTCATGAGCTGTTTCTACTGTTTAATGACCGAACCACCGTCAGTCAGATCGCCGAGTATTGTCAACCGAGAGAGATATCTTGGAATTTCATTCCTCCTGAAGCTCCCAACTTTGGTGGCCTTTGGGAGGCAGCAGTCAAGAGTACCAAGTATTATCTAAAGCGTACCTTGAAAAACGCTTTGCTTACCTTTGAGGAGTACGCAACAGTCTTAAGCCAAGTGGAAGCTGTATTGAACTCTAGACCGTTATTTACACAGTCAACAAACCCAAATGATCCAGAGGTTCTAACACCGggtcattttttgattggtcgaCCACTGGTTGCAGTCCCACAGCAGTCTTCCGAGGGAGTAGCTATCAATAGACTATCACGATGGCAATATTTGCAACGATTACGAGATGATTTCTGGAAGGTATGGAAGCGAGACTACCTTTTAGGCCTTCAACCAAGAGGAAAGAACCGTAATTCTTCTCCGAACATTCAACCTGTAATGGTGGTAATTTTAGAAGACAAAGATTCTCCACCTCAATCCTGGAAACTTGGACGCGTAATGCGAACTTATCCTGGACCGGACGGGTTAGTGAGAACTGAGGACATTAAGTTAGGAGATTCGATTTTGAGACGTCCCACATCGAAGCTATCCATTCTCCCGATTGAGGACAACCGATTTGCTTATCCTGAACATCAAAATAATTCTGGGAGTTCATCCCAGCCCGGGGGAATATGTTAG